A region from the Micrococcus cohnii genome encodes:
- the dnaN gene encoding DNA polymerase III subunit beta, whose product MKFTVERDILTEAVSWTARSLSPRPPVPVLSGLLITAEAGTVSIASFDYETSARLDIEADVETEGQVLVSGRLLNDIVRSLPASAVTFELDGGKVIVTCRSARFSLATMPVGDYPALPELPESAGTVDGAAFAHAVAQVTVAASKDDTLPILTGVKVEIEGDTMTFLATDRYRLAMKEITWTPADPSVSTSLLIKARTLSEVAKSLGGGGNLELRFAENADLVGFSSGGRRTTSVLVDGEYPKIRSLFPESSPIHATVDTAALVEASRRVALVAERNSSLRMVFSDGQVSLDAGTGDDASANEALPCTLEGEGITVAFNPSYLSEGLAVVDQPQVKFSFTTAPKPALLTGVSEESGAVSDYRYLVMPVRLT is encoded by the coding sequence GTGAAGTTCACCGTCGAACGCGACATCCTCACCGAGGCCGTCTCCTGGACAGCTCGCTCCCTCTCGCCTCGTCCTCCGGTGCCCGTGCTCTCGGGTCTGCTCATCACAGCGGAGGCCGGCACCGTCTCCATCGCGAGCTTCGACTACGAGACCTCGGCCCGGCTGGACATCGAGGCCGATGTCGAGACCGAAGGCCAGGTCCTGGTCTCGGGCCGTCTGCTCAACGACATCGTCCGATCACTGCCCGCCTCAGCGGTCACCTTTGAGCTCGACGGCGGCAAGGTCATCGTCACCTGCCGCTCCGCGCGCTTCTCCCTGGCCACCATGCCCGTCGGCGACTACCCGGCACTGCCCGAGCTGCCCGAATCCGCCGGCACCGTCGACGGTGCGGCATTCGCCCACGCCGTCGCGCAGGTGACCGTCGCCGCCTCCAAGGACGACACCCTGCCGATCCTCACCGGCGTGAAGGTCGAGATCGAGGGCGACACGATGACCTTCCTCGCCACCGACCGGTACCGCCTGGCGATGAAGGAAATCACCTGGACACCCGCCGACCCCTCGGTGTCCACCTCCCTGCTGATCAAGGCGCGCACGCTCAGCGAGGTGGCCAAGTCCCTCGGCGGTGGCGGCAACCTGGAGCTGCGCTTCGCCGAGAACGCGGACCTGGTCGGCTTCTCCTCCGGCGGCCGCCGCACCACGTCCGTGCTCGTCGACGGCGAGTACCCCAAGATCCGCTCGCTGTTCCCCGAGTCCAGCCCCATCCACGCCACGGTGGACACGGCCGCCCTCGTCGAGGCCTCCCGCCGCGTCGCCCTCGTGGCCGAGCGCAACTCCTCGCTGCGCATGGTCTTCTCCGACGGCCAGGTCAGCCTCGACGCCGGCACGGGCGACGACGCCTCCGCGAACGAGGCGCTGCCCTGCACTCTCGAGGGCGAGGGCATCACCGTGGCGTTCAACCCGTCGTACCTCTCCGAGGGGCTGGCCGTCGTGGACCAGCCCCAGGTGAAGTTCTCGTTCACCACCGCCCCCAAGCCCGCCCTGCTCACGGGCGTCTCCGAGGAGTCCGGCGCCGTCTCGGACTACCGCTACCTCGTGATGCCCGTCCGGCTGACCTGA
- the recF gene encoding DNA replication/repair protein RecF (All proteins in this family for which functions are known are DNA-binding proteins that assist the filamentation of RecA onto DNA for the initiation of recombination or recombinational repair.): MYLSQLSVADFRSYRSAHLELRPGATVLVGANGVGKTNLVEAIGYLSTQVSHRVSHDASLVRIGEQRALVAGRVHRGSRSVALELEVVPGRSNRVAINRGAPVRAKEGLGILRTVVFAPEDLALVTQDPAGRRRFLDQLMVQLRPALGEASADYERALRQRNALLKTARQTRRWGAEEDATLAVWDQHLSAAGARLLNGRLHVLQLLAQPLARMYEALTNGSKAATFTYDSTVPGVSGTHRAVPEVAELAAAMREGLERVHEQERSRGLTLVGPHRDELALFLGPAPARGYASHGETWSLALALRLASFEVLVEDDPDPDARPVLILDDVFAELDAARRSRLAALVGRAEQVIFTAAAEKDIPAELGAERVVVRQDAEGSFVAVAEADAADSDGRPSAAEIREGDIRAVRGD, from the coding sequence GTGTACCTGTCCCAGCTCAGCGTCGCGGATTTCCGCTCCTACCGATCCGCACATCTCGAGCTGCGCCCCGGAGCGACCGTCCTGGTCGGGGCCAACGGCGTGGGCAAGACGAACCTCGTCGAGGCGATCGGCTACCTGAGCACCCAGGTCTCCCATCGCGTGAGCCACGACGCCTCCCTCGTGCGCATCGGTGAGCAGCGGGCTCTCGTCGCCGGCCGCGTGCACCGCGGCTCACGATCCGTCGCGCTCGAGCTCGAGGTCGTGCCGGGACGTTCGAACCGCGTGGCCATCAACCGCGGCGCCCCTGTCCGCGCGAAGGAGGGCCTCGGGATCCTGCGCACCGTGGTGTTCGCGCCCGAGGATCTCGCCCTCGTGACTCAGGACCCCGCCGGCCGGCGCCGCTTCCTCGACCAGCTGATGGTGCAGCTGCGTCCGGCTCTCGGTGAGGCGTCCGCCGATTATGAGCGGGCCCTGCGGCAGCGCAACGCCCTGCTGAAGACCGCCCGGCAGACCCGGCGCTGGGGCGCGGAGGAGGATGCGACTCTCGCCGTCTGGGACCAGCATCTGTCGGCCGCCGGCGCACGCCTGCTCAACGGCAGGCTCCACGTGCTGCAGCTGCTCGCGCAGCCGCTGGCCCGCATGTACGAGGCCCTGACGAACGGCTCGAAGGCTGCGACCTTCACCTATGACTCGACGGTGCCGGGTGTCTCCGGCACGCACCGGGCCGTGCCGGAGGTCGCGGAACTGGCGGCCGCCATGCGTGAGGGGTTGGAACGGGTGCACGAGCAGGAACGCTCGCGCGGGCTCACCCTCGTCGGTCCCCACCGAGACGAGCTCGCCCTGTTCCTGGGCCCGGCTCCCGCCCGCGGCTACGCCTCGCACGGGGAGACGTGGTCGCTCGCGCTCGCCCTGCGCCTGGCGAGCTTCGAGGTGCTCGTGGAGGACGATCCTGACCCGGACGCCCGGCCCGTGCTGATCCTGGACGACGTCTTCGCCGAGCTCGACGCCGCCCGCAGATCTCGCCTCGCCGCGCTGGTCGGCCGGGCCGAGCAGGTGATCTTCACGGCGGCCGCGGAGAAGGACATTCCCGCCGAGCTCGGGGCCGAGCGTGTCGTGGTGCGTCAGGACGCTGAGGGCTCGTTCGTGGCCGTGGCCGAGGCGGACGCTGCTGACTCCGACGGGCGGCCGAGCGCAGCCGAGATCCGCGAGGGCGACATCCGGGCGGTGCGCGGTGACTGA
- a CDS encoding DUF721 domain-containing protein gives MPQIQLRRVREAARERGEAPVGRLPRSASTAARARTEQRVEQLRRRRTPAAGAADRDPAEISSVFSRLIRDRGWSTPVAVGSVLTRWPQLVGPEIALHCRPESFENSVVRVRTSSTAWATQLRLMTPMLLQRFDQELGSGVVTRIDVAGPQAPSWRKGPRSVRGRGPRDTYG, from the coding sequence CTGCCGCAGATCCAGCTGCGTCGGGTCCGCGAGGCCGCTCGCGAGCGGGGTGAGGCCCCCGTCGGCAGGCTGCCGCGTTCTGCGTCGACCGCCGCACGTGCACGCACCGAACAGCGCGTCGAGCAGCTGCGCCGGCGACGGACCCCGGCTGCCGGCGCCGCCGACCGCGATCCCGCGGAGATCTCCTCCGTATTCTCACGGCTGATCCGCGATCGGGGCTGGTCGACGCCCGTGGCCGTCGGGTCGGTCCTGACGCGGTGGCCGCAGCTCGTCGGTCCGGAGATCGCGCTGCACTGCCGCCCGGAGAGCTTCGAGAACTCCGTGGTGCGAGTGAGGACCAGCTCGACGGCGTGGGCCACGCAGCTGCGCCTGATGACGCCGATGCTGCTGCAGCGCTTCGACCAGGAGCTGGGCTCCGGCGTCGTCACGCGGATCGACGTGGCCGGTCCGCAGGCGCCCAGCTGGCGAAAGGGTCCGCGCAGCGTGCGCGGCCGGGGGCCACGCGACACCTACGGCTGA
- the gyrB gene encoding DNA topoisomerase (ATP-hydrolyzing) subunit B, which yields MNDAHSDAPTESPQEAVAPSASDAPAPETAVETKDRKVPGDYGASEITVLEGLEAVRKRPGMYIGSTGPRGLHHLVYEVVDNSVDEALAGYADSIEVTLTADGGVRVEDNGRGIPVDVHPVEGKPTVEVVMTILHAGGKFGGGGYAVSGGLHGVGISVVNALSARVETEVRRQGHAWRMSFANGGVPQGELVKGKATEQTGTTQTFWPDPEIFTETVEFDFETLRARFQQMAFLNKGLKITLRDERQIEENEVVDDEIVAEGTAGDEASENGLEAESSAKHREVTYHYENGLLDYVRHLNASKRAELIHEDVIAFEAEAPTDGGNSIAVEMALQWTTAYSESVHTYANTINTHEGGTHEEGFRAAMTSLINRYAREKEILKAKEDNLTGDDIREGLTAVISVKLSEPQFEGQTKTKLGNSEARGFVHGVVVDHLGDWLERNPGPAKDIIRKAIMASHARLAARKARDNARRKSPLESFGMPGKLADCSSKDPSRCEVYIVEGDSAGGSAKRGRNPETQAILPLRGKILNVERARLDKALGNAEVQSMITAFGTNIGEEFDISKLRYHKIVLMADADVDGQHITTLLLTVLFRYMRPLIEAGHVFLAQPPLYRIKWSNAPHDYVFTDAERDEALAAGQAKGRRLPKDTGIQRYKGLGEMDYNELWDTTMDPENRTLLQVTMEDAAAADQVFSMLMGEDVESRRGFIQQNAKDVRFLDI from the coding sequence GTGAACGACGCACATTCCGACGCGCCCACCGAGTCCCCGCAGGAGGCCGTCGCCCCCTCGGCCTCGGACGCCCCGGCTCCCGAGACCGCCGTCGAGACGAAGGACCGGAAGGTCCCCGGCGACTACGGCGCCTCCGAGATCACGGTCCTCGAGGGCCTCGAGGCCGTCCGCAAGCGCCCGGGCATGTACATCGGCTCGACCGGCCCGCGCGGCCTGCATCACCTCGTCTACGAGGTCGTCGACAACTCCGTCGACGAGGCCCTGGCCGGCTACGCCGACTCGATCGAGGTGACCCTCACGGCTGACGGCGGCGTCCGCGTCGAGGACAACGGCCGCGGCATCCCCGTGGACGTGCACCCCGTCGAGGGCAAGCCCACCGTCGAGGTCGTCATGACGATCCTCCACGCCGGCGGCAAGTTCGGCGGCGGCGGCTACGCGGTCTCCGGCGGCCTGCACGGCGTGGGCATCTCGGTGGTGAACGCGCTCTCGGCCCGCGTGGAGACGGAGGTCCGCCGACAGGGCCACGCCTGGCGCATGTCGTTCGCGAACGGCGGTGTCCCGCAGGGCGAGCTGGTCAAGGGCAAGGCCACCGAGCAGACCGGCACGACGCAGACGTTCTGGCCGGACCCGGAGATCTTCACCGAGACGGTGGAGTTCGACTTCGAGACGCTGCGCGCCCGCTTCCAGCAGATGGCGTTCCTGAACAAGGGCCTGAAGATCACGCTGCGCGATGAGCGGCAGATCGAGGAGAACGAGGTCGTCGACGACGAGATCGTCGCCGAGGGCACCGCGGGCGACGAGGCCTCCGAGAACGGCCTCGAGGCGGAGAGCTCCGCCAAGCACCGCGAGGTGACCTACCACTACGAGAACGGCCTGCTCGACTACGTCCGCCACCTGAACGCCAGCAAGCGGGCTGAGCTCATCCACGAGGACGTCATTGCGTTCGAGGCCGAGGCGCCCACCGACGGCGGCAACTCGATCGCCGTCGAGATGGCCCTGCAGTGGACCACGGCGTACTCCGAGTCGGTGCACACCTACGCCAACACGATCAACACGCACGAGGGCGGCACCCATGAGGAGGGCTTCCGTGCCGCGATGACCTCCCTGATCAACCGGTACGCGCGCGAGAAGGAGATCCTCAAGGCGAAGGAGGACAACCTCACCGGCGACGACATCCGCGAGGGCCTGACCGCCGTCATCTCCGTGAAGCTCTCCGAGCCGCAGTTCGAGGGCCAGACGAAGACGAAGCTCGGCAACTCCGAGGCCCGCGGTTTCGTGCACGGCGTGGTCGTCGACCATCTGGGCGACTGGCTCGAGCGGAACCCGGGCCCGGCCAAGGACATCATCCGCAAGGCGATCATGGCCTCGCACGCGCGCCTGGCGGCCCGCAAGGCCCGCGACAACGCGCGCCGCAAGTCCCCGCTCGAGTCGTTCGGCATGCCCGGCAAGCTGGCGGACTGCTCCTCGAAGGACCCGTCGCGCTGCGAGGTGTACATCGTGGAGGGCGATTCGGCCGGCGGCTCCGCCAAGCGCGGCCGCAACCCGGAGACCCAGGCGATCCTCCCGCTGCGCGGCAAGATCCTGAACGTCGAGCGCGCCCGCCTGGACAAGGCCCTGGGCAATGCCGAGGTGCAGTCGATGATCACGGCGTTCGGCACCAACATCGGCGAGGAGTTCGACATCTCCAAGCTGCGGTACCACAAGATCGTGCTGATGGCCGACGCGGACGTCGACGGCCAGCACATCACGACGCTGCTGCTCACGGTGCTGTTCCGCTACATGCGTCCGCTGATCGAGGCCGGCCACGTCTTCCTGGCGCAGCCGCCGCTGTACCGCATCAAGTGGTCCAACGCGCCGCATGACTACGTCTTCACCGACGCCGAGCGCGACGAGGCCCTCGCCGCGGGCCAGGCGAAGGGCCGGCGCCTGCCGAAGGACACCGGCATCCAGCGGTACAAGGGTCTGGGAGAGATGGACTACAACGAGCTGTGGGACACGACCATGGACCCGGAGAACCGCACCCTGCTGCAGGTCACGATGGAGGACGCCGCCGCCGCGGACCAGGTGTTCTCGATGCTCATGGGCGAGGACGTCGAGTCTCGCCGCGGGTTCATCCAGCAGAACGCCAAGGACGTCCGCTTCCTGGACATCTGA
- the gyrA gene encoding DNA gyrase subunit A — protein MSDETTPQNPDESTAGTPSGSGMPTPQTDPTVPAETSAGVELYELPEGAADKVERIDLETEMKRSYLDYAMAVIVGRALPDVRDGLKPVHRRVLYGMYDGGYRPDRTFNKSARVVGEVMGNYHPHGDSAIYDALVRLIQDWVMRYPLALGQGNFGSPGNDGAAAQRYTETKMAPLAMEMVRDIDEDTVDFQDNYDGKQQEPTVLPARFPNLLVNGSSGIAVGMATNIPPHNLREVADGVQWYLQNPEASREELLEALLTRVKGPDFPMGGQILGRKGIEEAYRTGRGSITMRAVVNVEELQGRTCLVVTELPYMVNPDNLAAKVAEMVRDGKITGIADMRDETSGRTGQRLVIVLKRDAVPKVVLNNLFKHTELQSNFSANMLALVDGVPRTLSLDGFVHHWVKHQVEVIVRRTAFRKRKAEERAHILLGLLKALDMLDEVIATIRRSASADVARTALMELLDIDDVQARAILEMQLRQLAALESQKIQDEYDDLMAKIAEYNRILEDPARQREVVSQELAEIVAKHGDERRTEILYGYDGDMSMEDLIPEEEMVVTITRGGYVKRTRIDQYRSQGRGGKGVRGASLRGDDVVEHFLTVSTHHWLLFFTNFGRVYRIKTYELLEAGRDSKGQHVANLLAFQPDEHIAQIQPLAGYDGADYLVLATRNGLVKKTRLSEYDTNRSAGLIAIKLREGDELVSARVVSAEDDLLLISRMGQSLRFTASDEALRPMGRATSGVTGMKFRDDDWLLAMDVVHPEGYVFTVTDGGWAKRTEVDEYRLQNRGGLGIKVAKLVDDRGGLAGGLVVREDQEVLVVMASGKVVRSAVAGVPAKGRDTMGVIFAKPDKRDRIVAVTLNNEDEIQKTDTGDEADVEDTGVALDESAPAETSGDDETHTNEPQPAADVEDSDGDAEADGGDQ, from the coding sequence GTGAGCGACGAGACGACTCCGCAGAACCCGGATGAGAGCACCGCCGGGACCCCGTCGGGCTCGGGGATGCCGACCCCGCAGACCGACCCGACCGTGCCGGCCGAGACCAGCGCGGGCGTCGAGCTGTACGAGCTGCCCGAGGGCGCGGCGGACAAGGTTGAGCGCATCGACCTCGAGACCGAGATGAAGCGCTCCTACCTGGACTACGCCATGGCCGTGATCGTCGGCCGTGCGCTGCCGGATGTGCGTGACGGCCTCAAGCCGGTGCACCGCCGCGTGCTCTACGGCATGTACGACGGCGGCTACCGGCCGGACCGCACGTTCAACAAGTCGGCCCGCGTGGTCGGCGAGGTGATGGGCAACTATCACCCGCACGGCGACTCGGCGATCTACGACGCGCTCGTGCGCCTGATCCAGGACTGGGTCATGCGGTACCCGCTCGCGCTCGGCCAGGGCAACTTCGGCTCTCCGGGCAACGACGGTGCCGCCGCCCAGCGTTACACCGAGACCAAGATGGCCCCGCTGGCCATGGAGATGGTCCGGGACATCGACGAGGACACCGTCGATTTCCAGGACAACTACGACGGCAAGCAGCAGGAGCCCACTGTCCTGCCCGCCCGGTTCCCGAATCTGCTGGTCAACGGCAGCTCGGGCATCGCCGTCGGCATGGCGACGAACATTCCGCCGCACAACCTGCGCGAGGTCGCCGACGGCGTGCAGTGGTACCTGCAGAACCCCGAGGCGAGCCGCGAGGAGCTGCTCGAGGCCTTGCTGACGCGCGTCAAGGGTCCGGACTTCCCGATGGGCGGCCAGATCCTCGGCCGCAAGGGCATCGAGGAGGCCTACCGCACCGGCCGCGGCTCGATCACGATGCGCGCCGTCGTGAACGTCGAGGAGCTGCAGGGCCGCACGTGCCTGGTCGTCACCGAGCTGCCGTACATGGTGAACCCGGACAACCTTGCCGCGAAGGTCGCGGAGATGGTGCGCGACGGGAAGATCACCGGCATCGCGGACATGCGCGACGAGACCTCGGGCCGCACCGGCCAGCGCCTGGTGATCGTGCTCAAGCGCGACGCGGTGCCGAAGGTCGTGCTGAACAACCTGTTCAAGCACACCGAGCTGCAGTCGAACTTCTCGGCGAACATGCTCGCCCTCGTCGACGGGGTGCCGCGCACCCTCTCCCTCGACGGGTTCGTGCACCACTGGGTGAAGCACCAGGTCGAGGTCATCGTCCGGCGCACCGCGTTCCGCAAGCGCAAGGCGGAGGAGCGCGCGCACATCCTGCTGGGCCTGCTCAAGGCTCTGGACATGCTCGACGAGGTCATCGCCACGATCCGCCGCTCGGCCTCGGCCGACGTCGCGCGGACCGCCCTGATGGAGCTGCTCGACATCGACGACGTGCAGGCCCGCGCGATCCTCGAAATGCAGCTGCGCCAGCTCGCCGCTCTGGAGTCCCAGAAGATCCAGGACGAGTACGACGACCTGATGGCGAAGATCGCCGAGTACAACCGGATCCTCGAGGACCCGGCTCGCCAGCGCGAGGTCGTCTCACAGGAGCTCGCGGAGATCGTCGCCAAACACGGTGATGAGCGCAGGACCGAGATCCTCTACGGCTATGACGGCGACATGTCGATGGAGGACCTGATCCCCGAGGAGGAGATGGTCGTGACCATCACTCGCGGCGGATACGTCAAGCGCACTCGCATCGACCAGTACCGGTCTCAGGGCCGTGGCGGCAAGGGTGTGCGCGGGGCCTCGCTGCGCGGTGACGACGTCGTCGAGCACTTCCTGACGGTGTCCACGCACCACTGGCTGCTGTTCTTCACGAACTTCGGCCGTGTGTACCGGATCAAGACGTACGAGCTGCTCGAAGCCGGCCGCGACTCGAAGGGCCAGCACGTGGCGAACCTGCTGGCGTTCCAGCCGGATGAGCACATCGCGCAGATCCAGCCGCTGGCCGGCTACGACGGCGCGGACTACCTCGTGCTGGCCACGCGGAACGGCCTGGTGAAGAAGACCCGCCTGAGCGAGTACGACACGAACCGCTCGGCCGGCCTGATCGCGATCAAGCTGCGCGAGGGCGACGAGCTCGTCTCGGCCCGCGTGGTCTCCGCTGAGGACGATCTGCTGCTGATCTCGCGGATGGGCCAGTCGCTGCGCTTCACGGCCTCCGATGAGGCGCTGCGGCCGATGGGTCGAGCCACTTCGGGGGTGACCGGCATGAAGTTCCGCGACGACGACTGGCTGCTGGCCATGGACGTCGTGCACCCGGAGGGCTACGTGTTCACGGTGACCGACGGCGGTTGGGCGAAGCGGACCGAGGTGGACGAGTACCGTCTGCAGAACCGGGGCGGCCTGGGCATCAAGGTCGCCAAGCTCGTCGACGATCGGGGCGGGCTGGCCGGCGGTCTCGTGGTCCGAGAGGACCAGGAGGTGCTCGTGGTGATGGCCTCGGGCAAGGTCGTGCGCTCGGCCGTCGCCGGCGTGCCGGCCAAGGGCCGGGACACGATGGGCGTGATCTTCGCGAAGCCGGACAAGCGCGACCGGATCGTGGCCGTGACCCTCAACAACGAGGACGAGATCCAGAAGACGGACACCGGCGACGAAGCCGACGTCGAGGACACGGGGGTAGCCTTGGACGAGTCTGCCCCGGCTGAGACGTCGGGGGACGACGAGACCCACACCAACGAGCCCCAGCCTGCGGCCGATGTCGAGGATTCTGACGGCGACGCCGAGGCGGACGGAGGAGACCAGTGA
- a CDS encoding DUF3566 domain-containing protein: MSTAASSRPASGGASASGGRTTKSAKRAAGEQEGLVRSVPKAKVRRARLLVTKIDPWSALKLGFLLSVALGIITVVGVIALWSLMDMAGIFNQINDVLGTVLGAESGNYTVQSIAPLGTVVSLATIVAVLNVIVLTLLSAVMAIIYNLSAGLVGGLGLTLTDD; the protein is encoded by the coding sequence GTGAGCACTGCGGCGTCATCACGTCCCGCGTCGGGCGGCGCGTCCGCGAGCGGCGGCCGGACGACCAAGTCCGCCAAGCGAGCAGCGGGGGAGCAGGAGGGCCTGGTCCGCTCGGTGCCGAAGGCGAAGGTGCGGCGCGCGCGCCTGCTCGTCACCAAGATCGACCCCTGGTCCGCGCTCAAGCTCGGCTTCCTGCTGTCCGTGGCGCTGGGCATCATCACGGTGGTCGGCGTCATCGCCCTGTGGTCGCTCATGGACATGGCGGGGATCTTCAACCAGATCAACGACGTGCTCGGCACCGTGCTCGGCGCGGAGTCCGGCAACTACACGGTGCAGTCGATTGCGCCGCTGGGCACTGTCGTCTCCCTCGCGACGATCGTCGCGGTGCTGAACGTCATCGTGCTGACGCTGCTCTCGGCGGTCATGGCGATCATCTACAACCTCTCGGCGGGCCTCGTCGGCGGCCTGGGGCTGACCCTGACCGACGACTGA
- a CDS encoding PadR family transcriptional regulator produces MASNSALANGDLPDAALHVLLALVQPRHGYAVMKYLDDASDGAITLGPASLYTTLKKLTGAGFITELDGEDTRRTYRITPTGREVLTRNVERRRRLLAMADHILEES; encoded by the coding sequence ATGGCCTCTAACTCTGCCCTTGCTAACGGAGACCTCCCCGACGCTGCCCTCCACGTCCTTCTCGCGCTTGTCCAACCACGCCACGGATACGCAGTGATGAAGTACCTCGACGACGCCAGCGACGGCGCGATCACACTCGGACCGGCTTCCCTCTACACCACCTTGAAGAAACTCACCGGCGCCGGGTTCATCACCGAACTCGACGGCGAAGACACCCGACGCACCTACCGAATCACCCCTACCGGCCGCGAGGTCCTCACCCGGAACGTCGAACGACGCAGAAGACTGCTGGCCATGGCCGACCACATCCTGGAGGAATCATGA
- a CDS encoding DUF2812 domain-containing protein: MSKTHKMSTGLAFTPEKDLKMFSRMAAKGKRLDGFSGIGHGWTFTDAPPEDAIFDLTYEKDPSPDYFDIFRAAGWSSVVSMGDVHVFKAVPGTPPVHTSQESRREEIERQQKQFGRYSAITVSVWVFIFAVLWLMGVKWGITFNVLLFAAIPVVYTVLPLLGYTHRLRAARQAT, from the coding sequence ATGAGCAAGACCCACAAGATGAGCACCGGCTTGGCGTTCACCCCGGAGAAGGACCTCAAGATGTTCTCTAGGATGGCCGCCAAGGGGAAACGGCTCGATGGGTTCAGCGGCATCGGGCATGGCTGGACCTTCACGGACGCACCCCCTGAGGACGCGATTTTCGACCTCACCTACGAGAAGGACCCGAGCCCGGACTACTTCGACATCTTCCGTGCCGCAGGCTGGTCATCGGTGGTCTCCATGGGGGATGTTCACGTGTTCAAGGCCGTGCCGGGAACCCCGCCTGTGCACACCTCGCAGGAGTCGCGACGAGAGGAAATCGAGCGTCAGCAGAAACAATTCGGCCGGTACAGCGCCATCACCGTCTCCGTGTGGGTGTTCATTTTCGCTGTCCTCTGGCTGATGGGCGTGAAATGGGGGATCACGTTCAACGTGCTCCTCTTCGCGGCTATCCCGGTTGTCTACACCGTCCTGCCTCTGCTGGGGTATACGCATCGCCTCCGAGCCGCACGTCAAGCAACCTGA